In Papaver somniferum cultivar HN1 chromosome 1, ASM357369v1, whole genome shotgun sequence, a genomic segment contains:
- the LOC113307552 gene encoding glyoxysomal processing protease, glyoxysomal isoform X1 has protein sequence MELPEIVEFARNFSVMVRIQGPDPKGLKMRKHAFHHYQSGKTTLSASGVLLPETFNKFPIVKHIRENSSSVSALVVTVASIVEPFLSVQHHDNNTQEIPELIHGVQIDVMTEGKMSAHKTVNDDELDKETPMWLNSQLLALVDVPVASCSLLALVEAPASLTERGSWEVGWSLASLNTNHQAFNDPPRQQIGNDTRSSLEKQGRPMSESTNSRGMAMSTTRIAFLGVSFHIKDLPDVHIAPSNKRGDLLVAMGSPFGILSPVHFLNSISVGSVANSYPSDSSKSSLLMADIRCLPGMEGGPVFGEHARLIGIVGRPIRQRVGGAEIQLVIPWEAIASVWRDNAHSSDSLIVHNPFKSPIQKAMTSIALITINEGAWASGVVLNSQGLILTNAHLLEPWRFGKTTLQGGMYQSTLSSLSMNSTESVVTWGVRSGEHQEEREGMLPRMVKTSKAYKDDEQNPYRGGSVFNTHRRIRVRLDHTNPWTWCHARLVYVSKGPLDVALLQLESVPDQLCAIVPEFKCPSAGSKAHVIGHGLIGPRCDAYPSVCSGVVARVVKAQNSLHSNGRGLQESAESDYPAMLETTAAVHPGGSGGAVINSEGLMIGLVTSNARHGGGTVIPHLNFSIPCAALEPIFKFSKAEMKDLSILEILDKPNENLSSVWALLPPVSPKRVPVPTVLAQPQSLGKAIIDKEGKEKGSSFAKFISERQGEMFPKSPSQLVRVENFLKEIIPSKL, from the exons ATGGAGTTGCCAGAAATTGTTGAATTTGCTCGAAATTTCTCAGTCATGGTTAGAATCCAAGGACCT GACCCGAAGGGTTTAAAGATGAGAAAACATGCTTTCCATCATTATCA GTCTGGAAAAACAACTCTATCAGCGTCTGGAGTTTTGTTACCTGAAACATTTAATAAGTTTCCGATTGTCAAACACATTCGAGAGAATTCTTCCTCGGTTTCAGCTTTGGTTGTAACTGTGGCATCAATAGTTGAACCTTTTCTTTCTGTACAACATCATGATAATAATACTCAG GAAATTCCTGAGTTGATTCATGGAGTTCAAATTGATGTAATGACTGAG GGAAAAATGAGTGCACATAAAACCGTAAATGATGATGAGCTTGATAAAGAAACGCCTATGTGGTTGAATTCACAACTCTTGGCATTG GTGGATGTCCCCGTAGCATCATGTTCACTCTTGGCACTAGTTGAAGCTCCTGCCAGCTTAACTGAACGAGGGTCATGGGAAGTAGGCTGGTCCTTGGCCTCATTGAATACTAATCATCAAGCTTTCAATGACCCACCTCGACAACAG ATCGGGAATGACACCAGATCTTCACTGGAGAAGCAAGGTCGTCCAATGAGTGAATCGACCAATTCAAGAGGGATGGCCATGTCAACCACTAGAATTGCTTTTCTTGGAGTTTCATTTCATATTAAG GATCTCCCAGATGTGCATATTGCACCATCAAACAAAAGGGGCGATCTTCTTGTAGCTATGGGATCTCCGTTTGGTATCTTGTCACCAGTCCACTTCCTAAATAG CATTTCTGTTGGATCTGTCGCAAATTCCTACCCCTCGGACTCTAGTAAAAGCTCGTTACTGATGGCCGATATCCGCTGCCTTCCTG GGATGGAAGGTGGTCCTGTTTTTGGTGAACATGCACGTCTTATTGGTATTGTTGGCAGACCTATAAGACAACGAGTTGGTGGTGCTGAAATTCAG CTGGTGATTCCATGGGAAGCGATAGCATCTGTGTGGAGAGACAATGCACATTCTTCTGACAGCCTTATTGTTCATAACCCTTTTAAATCTCCAATTCAGAAGGCAATGACCTCTATTGCTCTGATAACCATAAATGAGGGAGCTTGGGCTTCAGGAGTGGTACTCAACAGTCAGGGTCTAATACTCACAAACGCTCACCTGTTGGAACCATGGAGGTTTGGCAAAACCACCCTGCAGGGTGGAATGTATCAATCCACACTGTCTTCACTCTCCATGAATTCCACGGAATCTGTGGTTACATGGGGCGTGAGAAGTGGAGAGCATCAAGAGGAGAGGGAAGGTATGCTTCCGAGGATGGTGAAGACATCCAAGGCATATAAGGATGATGAACAAAATCCGTATAGAGGTGGGTCAGTTTTTAATACCCATAGAAGGATACGTGTTCGATTGGATCATACAAATCCCTGGACTTGGTGTCATGCTAGGTTGGTATATGTATCCAAGGGTCCTTTGGATGTTGCATTACTACAACTCGAGTCTGTTCCGGACCAACTATGCGCAATTGTTCCAGAATTTAAATGCCCATCTGCTGGATCAAAGGCACATGTTATTGGGCACGGACTGATTGGACCACGATGTG ATGCATACCCATCAGTTTGCTCTGGTGTAGTAGCACGTGTGGTCAAAGCACAGAACTCACTCCATTCCAATGGACGAGGTTTGCAAGAGAGCGCAGAAAGTGATTATCCAGCTATGCTTGAAACAACAGCTGCAGTGCAtcctggtggtagtggtggtgctgTTATTAACTCAGAGGGCCTTATGATTGGGCTTGTAACAAG CAATGCGAGGCACGGAGGAGGAACTGTGATTCCGCATCTGAACTTCAGCATTCCATGTGCAGCACTGGAGCCTATCTTCAAGTTCTCAAAAG CAGAGATGAAGGATCTATCAATATTAGAAATTCTTGACAAACCAAATGAAAACCTTTCTTCTGTGTGGGCATTGCTGCCACCAGTATCGCCCAAGCGAGTTCCAGTGCCTACAGTTCTTGCACAGCCACAATCACTAGGCAAAGCAATTATTGATAAGGAGGGGAAAGAAAAAGGCTCAAGTTTTGCCAAATTCATTTCAGAAAGACAAGGTGAGATGTTTCCAAAGTCGCCTAGCCAGCTTGTTAGAGTAGAAAACTTTCTCAAGGAAATTATTCCTAGTAAGTTGTAA
- the LOC113307552 gene encoding glyoxysomal processing protease, glyoxysomal isoform X2 — MELPEIVEFARNFSVMVRIQGPDPKGLKMRKHAFHHYQSGKTTLSASGVLLPETFNKFPIVKHIRENSSSVSALVVTVASIVEPFLSVQHHDNNTQEIPELIHGVQIDVMTEGKMSAHKTVNDDELDKETPMWLNSQLLALVDVPVASCSLLALVEAPASLTERGSWEVGWSLASLNTNHQAFNDPPRQQIGNDTRSSLEKQGRPMSESTNSRGMAMSTTRIAFLGVSFHIKDLPDVHIAPSNKRGDLLVAMGSPFGILSPVHFLNSISVGSVANSYPSDSSKSSLLMADIRCLPGMEGGPVFGEHARLIGIVGRPIRQRVGGAEIQLVIPWEAIASVWRDNAHSSDSLIVHNPFKSPIQKAMTSIALITINEGAWASGVVLNSQGLILTNAHLLEPWRFGKTTLQGGMYQSTLSSLSMNSTESVVTWGVRSGEHQEEREGMLPRMVKTSKAYKDDEQNPYRGGSVFNTHRRIRVRLDHTNPWTWCHARLVYVSKGPLDVALLQLESVPDQLCAIVPEFKCPSAGSKAHVIGHGLIGPRCDAYPSVCSGVVARVVKAQNSLHSNGRGLQESAESDYPAMLETTAAVHPGGSGGAVINSEGLMIGLVTSNARHGGGTVIPHLNFSIPCAALEPIFKFSKEMKDLSILEILDKPNENLSSVWALLPPVSPKRVPVPTVLAQPQSLGKAIIDKEGKEKGSSFAKFISERQGEMFPKSPSQLVRVENFLKEIIPSKL, encoded by the exons ATGGAGTTGCCAGAAATTGTTGAATTTGCTCGAAATTTCTCAGTCATGGTTAGAATCCAAGGACCT GACCCGAAGGGTTTAAAGATGAGAAAACATGCTTTCCATCATTATCA GTCTGGAAAAACAACTCTATCAGCGTCTGGAGTTTTGTTACCTGAAACATTTAATAAGTTTCCGATTGTCAAACACATTCGAGAGAATTCTTCCTCGGTTTCAGCTTTGGTTGTAACTGTGGCATCAATAGTTGAACCTTTTCTTTCTGTACAACATCATGATAATAATACTCAG GAAATTCCTGAGTTGATTCATGGAGTTCAAATTGATGTAATGACTGAG GGAAAAATGAGTGCACATAAAACCGTAAATGATGATGAGCTTGATAAAGAAACGCCTATGTGGTTGAATTCACAACTCTTGGCATTG GTGGATGTCCCCGTAGCATCATGTTCACTCTTGGCACTAGTTGAAGCTCCTGCCAGCTTAACTGAACGAGGGTCATGGGAAGTAGGCTGGTCCTTGGCCTCATTGAATACTAATCATCAAGCTTTCAATGACCCACCTCGACAACAG ATCGGGAATGACACCAGATCTTCACTGGAGAAGCAAGGTCGTCCAATGAGTGAATCGACCAATTCAAGAGGGATGGCCATGTCAACCACTAGAATTGCTTTTCTTGGAGTTTCATTTCATATTAAG GATCTCCCAGATGTGCATATTGCACCATCAAACAAAAGGGGCGATCTTCTTGTAGCTATGGGATCTCCGTTTGGTATCTTGTCACCAGTCCACTTCCTAAATAG CATTTCTGTTGGATCTGTCGCAAATTCCTACCCCTCGGACTCTAGTAAAAGCTCGTTACTGATGGCCGATATCCGCTGCCTTCCTG GGATGGAAGGTGGTCCTGTTTTTGGTGAACATGCACGTCTTATTGGTATTGTTGGCAGACCTATAAGACAACGAGTTGGTGGTGCTGAAATTCAG CTGGTGATTCCATGGGAAGCGATAGCATCTGTGTGGAGAGACAATGCACATTCTTCTGACAGCCTTATTGTTCATAACCCTTTTAAATCTCCAATTCAGAAGGCAATGACCTCTATTGCTCTGATAACCATAAATGAGGGAGCTTGGGCTTCAGGAGTGGTACTCAACAGTCAGGGTCTAATACTCACAAACGCTCACCTGTTGGAACCATGGAGGTTTGGCAAAACCACCCTGCAGGGTGGAATGTATCAATCCACACTGTCTTCACTCTCCATGAATTCCACGGAATCTGTGGTTACATGGGGCGTGAGAAGTGGAGAGCATCAAGAGGAGAGGGAAGGTATGCTTCCGAGGATGGTGAAGACATCCAAGGCATATAAGGATGATGAACAAAATCCGTATAGAGGTGGGTCAGTTTTTAATACCCATAGAAGGATACGTGTTCGATTGGATCATACAAATCCCTGGACTTGGTGTCATGCTAGGTTGGTATATGTATCCAAGGGTCCTTTGGATGTTGCATTACTACAACTCGAGTCTGTTCCGGACCAACTATGCGCAATTGTTCCAGAATTTAAATGCCCATCTGCTGGATCAAAGGCACATGTTATTGGGCACGGACTGATTGGACCACGATGTG ATGCATACCCATCAGTTTGCTCTGGTGTAGTAGCACGTGTGGTCAAAGCACAGAACTCACTCCATTCCAATGGACGAGGTTTGCAAGAGAGCGCAGAAAGTGATTATCCAGCTATGCTTGAAACAACAGCTGCAGTGCAtcctggtggtagtggtggtgctgTTATTAACTCAGAGGGCCTTATGATTGGGCTTGTAACAAG CAATGCGAGGCACGGAGGAGGAACTGTGATTCCGCATCTGAACTTCAGCATTCCATGTGCAGCACTGGAGCCTATCTTCAAGTTCTCAAAAG AGATGAAGGATCTATCAATATTAGAAATTCTTGACAAACCAAATGAAAACCTTTCTTCTGTGTGGGCATTGCTGCCACCAGTATCGCCCAAGCGAGTTCCAGTGCCTACAGTTCTTGCACAGCCACAATCACTAGGCAAAGCAATTATTGATAAGGAGGGGAAAGAAAAAGGCTCAAGTTTTGCCAAATTCATTTCAGAAAGACAAGGTGAGATGTTTCCAAAGTCGCCTAGCCAGCTTGTTAGAGTAGAAAACTTTCTCAAGGAAATTATTCCTAGTAAGTTGTAA
- the LOC113307567 gene encoding auxin-repressed 12.5 kDa protein-like isoform X2 — MVLLDQLWDDVFGGPNPERGLAGEGSSGKYFQRSISMPLGRNDSTPGTPTTPGTPRTPNKTKENVWKSVFHPGGNLTNNSKFIGGEMFDKPHPNTPSVYDWLYSDDTRSKHHR, encoded by the exons atgGTTCTGTTAGACCAACTATGGGATGATGTTTTTGGCGGTCCTAACCCTGAAAGAGGCCTTG CCGGGGAAGGAAGCAGTGGTAAGTATTTTCAAAGGTCGATCTCCATGCCTTTAGGAAGGAATGATAGCACTCCAGGAACGCCAACAACACCAGGAACACCAAGAACACCTAATAAGACCAAAGAGAACGTTTGGAAGAGTGTTTTTCACCCTGGTGGTAACCTTACTAATAATAGCAAATTCATTGGCGGTGAAATGTTTGATAAACCTCATCCCAACACTCCTAGTGTTTATGACTG GCTTTACAGTGATGACACAAGGAGCAAGCATCATCGTTGA
- the LOC113307567 gene encoding auxin-repressed 12.5 kDa protein-like isoform X1 has translation MVLLDQLWDDVFGGPNPERGLGKLRKLSTGEGSSGKYFQRSISMPLGRNDSTPGTPTTPGTPRTPNKTKENVWKSVFHPGGNLTNNSKFIGGEMFDKPHPNTPSVYDWLYSDDTRSKHHR, from the exons atgGTTCTGTTAGACCAACTATGGGATGATGTTTTTGGCGGTCCTAACCCTGAAAGAGGCCTTGGTAAACTCAGGAAGCTCTCAA CCGGGGAAGGAAGCAGTGGTAAGTATTTTCAAAGGTCGATCTCCATGCCTTTAGGAAGGAATGATAGCACTCCAGGAACGCCAACAACACCAGGAACACCAAGAACACCTAATAAGACCAAAGAGAACGTTTGGAAGAGTGTTTTTCACCCTGGTGGTAACCTTACTAATAATAGCAAATTCATTGGCGGTGAAATGTTTGATAAACCTCATCCCAACACTCCTAGTGTTTATGACTG GCTTTACAGTGATGACACAAGGAGCAAGCATCATCGTTGA